cagaatgcaggtaaaacccAGAGTAGGAGACATATAATTCACCCCCCAAggacttcagtcacaaatttaattaatccttttttaaaaaacaaacaaaaacaagcatcatcagcatggaagcatgtcctctggaatggtggcggaagcatgaaggggcatacgaatgtttagcacaggggttctcaaactgggggtcaggacccctcagggggtcgcgagctgtcagcctccaccccaaaccctactttgcctccagcatttataatggtgttaaatatataagcgtttttaatttggggggggggaggggatttgcactcagaggcttgctatgtgaaaggggtcaccagtacaatagtttgagaaccactggtttagcatatctggcacataaatactttgcaacgccagctacaaaagtgccatgcgaacgcctgttcacactttcaggtgacattgtaaatacgaagcaggcagcagtatctcccgtaaatgtaaacaaacttgtttctcttagtgattgttTGAACAataagtaggaccgagtggatttgtaggctctaaagtttcacagttgttttttagtgcagttatgtaacaaacaaaaaacctatatttgtaagttacactttcatcataaagagattgctctacagtacttgtatgaggtgaattgaaaaatgctatttcttgtttatcatttttaccggTCAAATAtgtgtaatcaaaataatataaactgagcactgtacactttgtattctgtgttgtaacagaaatcaatatatttttgaatgtagaaaaaccatccaaaaatatttaataaagttcaatttgtattttttgtttaacaaaacaattctttttttttttgagttaattgtgtgagttaactatGATTAAATCAACAGCCCTATAAAGAACACAGCATACATTGACACTGCTATTTGTTGTTCTACAGCCCTTTTGCGTAGATTCAGCCCTCAAGCCTCAAGATTGAGTAGATTTAGCCCTCAAGATTTATGCATGTTTGACTTTATGCAGCAAGTACTCTCTTTGAAGTTTAACTTTATGTACTGAGTAGTTCCATAAAGATGTTTAAAATCTCTACAGGATTGGTGTCTTAGTGAGGTTCTGAGATGGGAACAGAAAATCAGGGAACTTGGAGATATTGGACCAAATTTAGCTCTGGTATAAGcaagcataactccactgaatgcAAAAGTGAAACTGAGTATTTGatattaaaaactttatttaactACTTGAATAATTTACAACTGATATCAGAATGAAAAAGTATATATTTGTCCAGAGCAGATGTGTATTCAAACCAAAGTTATCAGTATACTAAAATGAACCAGGTCAAAACAGCTACCTCTTGAATTCACATTACCGGGCATCAAAGACAACCACTGTAATAGTTAGAGTTAAAGAAAATGacagggaatttaaaaaaaacaaaaacaaaacacaatcacAAGTCAGTCATGCAAAATAAATTGAGGCTCATTTTTCAGTTACACCACAATTAGCATTTGTTtgtatgcttttaaaaaatggaatatgCTTTGCATGCATAATAGTATCTTCTATCCGGTGTACTTTTTACCAGTTTGCACTGCAATACAAGATTACCAAAGTTTATTGTATTGTGCTTTAATTAACAAGAGCATCACTGAAAATAATTAAGATGTTATATGTTCTTCCTCACATATGTACTAGTTTGTAAGACTTTTTTGCACTGGACCAATTCTTCAGTACTACcccaatttttcattttatttatagcCACTATCATCCCGGATCACTCAAACAATTTAATAGGCATGTGCAAAAGGAtacatctttttgttctcttctTGTACATTATTCTGTACCCACATTCTCGACACCTGATCGGATctcttgcttttatttcattttctgtatgacattctggggggcggggagaagaagaagaagacaaTCTTATTAGACTACTATAACAAGAAATACAAAATGTAAGATGTTATAATTTACTTTAGGAAAAGGTAACAAAATTCAAGATCTGCATTTGTGGCAAACAAAACAACTTTAGTGAATTAATATTACTGAGAAAATCAAGTTCTTGATTTCTCTTCAGGGTAAACACTTTTAGCTAACCTGTAAAGTTACAATTTATGTTCTATTACCTTTAGTAAAGACAAAGTATGTGGTATTCAAATTACCTAGAATAAATCTATTGACATATTACAAAATGCGTTCACAAATAATTGCCCATTCCGTGCTACCAGCTGAGTGGTATTAACATATTTCAATCCAAAATATTATATAACTGACCAAAGTGACAGGAGGGCGCTGTGGTGCTAACAACTCActctaaaacaggggttctcaaactgagggtcaggactgctcagggggttgcgaggttattacatgggggggtggggggagtgtcatgagctgtcagcctccaccccaaacctcgcttcacctccagcatttataatggtgtcaaatatatttttaaaaaagtgtttttaatgtataggCGGCGGCAGGGGGGGCGGCCCCACACGCAGAGGCTTGCTGCGTGAAagtggtcaccagtacaaaagtctgagaatcCCTGCTCTAAAAGGTTGGAAGCATTAAGAAATACTATGTTTTGTGGAGTACAACCCCTCTCTCTGGTTGCTGCTAAGCCATCTACAGAGATGACTTCTCCTTGCATCAAAGATATTTCTGAAGGACAAAATTATTTTGCCTTTTGATTGCTCCAAATGGAAGGTACAGTATTTCAAAAAATGCCCCCTGAAGACAGTATCTCAGACTCAAATTGTAACAGTATTGTAATCCCTCTACAAGCTATTGCATTTGAACACTGCCCCTAACAATTTTGGCTAAAAGTAAAGTGACCACATAGGCTTTTCTCCGAGATGCGATCGTAGTTTTATTCTTATTTACATAGATAAATATGGGGAATACTGTGCAAATATACTCTACAAACACTGCACCACATTACAAACAGAGCAGCTTATAAAGGTTCTTGGAGAGAACTGCAACGTGTTACCCTTGCCCAATGATGGAAGTTCTAAAGAACTATTTccacatttcagaggaacagccgtgttagtctgtattcgcaaaaagaaaaggagtacttgtggcaccttagagactaaccaatttatttgagcatgagctttcatgagctacagctcacttctacagctgtagctcacgaaagctcatgctcaaataaattggttagtctctaaggtgccacaagtactccttttcttttatttccacattgtcaccactccatgaagcaaAAATCCATCATCTTAGTATAATTATTCTACACCATTTGCAATCAGATGGCATGCCACCCTGAGCAAATAATGCAACTTATTACTAATAGTGATGTTAGGTTCAGCAgatattatttctctctctctctctctcacacacacacacagagcatctaCATAGCAACATTCTACAGATCCAGTTGTAGGTCCACAAGCCATCTCAAGGCCTTCTCTCTGAAGTTGTAGATATCATCAAATTCACCTTTGAATCCACATTTGGGGCACTGTGTTATGATGTGTTCAATGGTTTGCATGTTCACAATAGTCACAGGAAGGGATGTCTGATTTTTGTTCGATGAGATACAATGTGGTCCACAGTCTGCATGGCAGGTTGAAACTGGGACAGTGGCTTATTGggtcagtaataatgtgcttgtCTGGAACTGTAGCGGAGATGCAGACACTTTGCCATTCCCTGGACAGATCCAGGGACATGGGTGGTCCACAGTGGTTTTCACGATTTCAGGCATCGTTTGGGAATGTTGCCTATAGCCTGCCAGATGGGAAGTTCTGGGTACTCTTcgacagggtggataaaaatcaatgatttaaaaaaaaaaacaaaaaaaaaaccaccatcggatttttttgataaaatcctttgaggaaaaaaacatatctaaagatagttttaattaagatacattatagcttaAAGATATCCCTATTCCACAatgagattataaattctaaatctatagtatgagacaatatattcatgtaatgtttaagaaaagttttgtaaatgagttccaatagttcatggattagggtcccaatcttatggggttccacaggcttctgtatagattatttaggttaatctttctatctacccaatgggactcagtgctcagtctagaagataccatcagagatgcttagttttgcagttctcaaactacaGATTTGTGTCttcagaggtaacatgcttgttaacagaaagaaaaaaaccaccacaccagtaaaaacaaacatacagaggtgagaaacaacagacatcagttctattgtccctctgcaaattggtgtacacagagtcaatcccttactgctctgtaaaagtgcaaagtttcaaaaagttcaatgaatagaagattgttgggggaggAACAGatgtggacaaggagaagaagtctggagataaatgtgagaagcgagggacctatgcttgttttgttaaaatactgtatgtttgctgttgaggaaaaaaatccagaatacttaacgttgttgttttagttaaataaaacaatttatacATCTGTCTGGTGAGGTTCTCCTCTTAATACATCATggcaagaaaatcttccaaatattaatgattaacctgttgaattggagatatttatgaagtcattgggaggtgaactatctgcttcaattacctttggtaaatgaaataactaaacaatcattcattttctgatatagctgtaaaactaatctgaaaagttttcaaaataaatcactgtttaaaaatgtatagtgtgtaccttctaaaaatgaagcctACATCTAACTCTGAGTTGTGAAGattatgtattaaggttataacaaccaacaagaatacacttttatgtagaaaaccatgattaaatcgagtcttcctgactagtgatttaaatcaaatccaccctggtctTTGGCATGTTTACGTTCTGATTTTAAAGCTATACCTTGATGGATAGCTGGAGGTTCAATGTTTGCTAAAACAGAAAGCTACTGTAGAGGTGTTGATTGTAAAGTCCCCATGATGATTTGCATGGTCTGATTCAGCTGCCTATCCACAAATGGGGTATGGCAGCTTCTTGTCCACATCAATGCACAGTACTCTGCAACTAGGTACGCCAGGGCCAAGGCCGACATTTGTAGCACCAGCGCAGCGCACTTGCAACTAAGGCCCATAGCATTAAAGAAGCTGAAGTGACCCTTGTACTCCTCCATGATCTTATGgtcagatattttcaaaagtgacagctGAGACCAAAATCTGTAGTCTCTACTTTTTTCCACCTTGACAACAGAATCACACAAAACACACTCACTGTCAAGTTTGGTGGTGAAACTGTGCATTATGAACCAAAGCCAATAGACCTCAGTGTAATTACTGACCATACACTCACCTTTCAGGACCACCCCCAGAAAACAGCCTCTAAAGCAAAGACTTGCAACAATATTATACAAAAGTTAGCAGGACCAAGCTAGGGATTAGCAAACATTATTAAACGTTAGGTTTTATTCTTACCTCCACAAATGTAAATCATTGGCTGTTGCTTTGGAGGCTGAACATCCTTTTGGGAATCCATGTTCtatcaacaagaaaaaaaaaatccatgctcTTGATTAGAGAGTAGGGATTGGAAGACAAAGACCTCTGAAGACAGCCCTAACGGCAATCCCATCTTCAGTCAACGTGCTAGATATCCTTCTTTGGATAAAGCTTGGGGAGCATTAGTCTCTCCCACTAATGAAAGATTTTGCTGCAACTATAAAAAAAATATCAACCATATATCACTTAAATCTCAATACTACTAACCTGTCATCATTTCGGGAACGGACAGCATCACTACTTGTACATACAGGATAAACCCAGCCACATTATTCCACCCACTTAAAACACTGTCTAATCCTGCACTAACTTTGATAGATATGCTGGACCGGAATGGGCAAAttacggcccgtgggccagatccagcccctcagggctttggattcagcctgcgggattgccccctgtggtgccgcaggccctgcGCTTctctcagaagtggctggcaccatgtGCCTAGGGCCCCAGGGGGACGGGAGAGAGGGCTCCatgcgttgcccttgcctccaggcaccaccccccacagctcccattggccagaaacagggaaccgcggccaatgggagctttgagggaggtacctggaggcgtagcaagggcagcgcacagagccctgtgcccccctcctccccccatgggccacgcagggacatggtgccagctgcttcctggagtgGTGCCGtgtggggccaaggcaggcatgcagggagcctgccctggagCACGCCAcagccaccccggagccgctttaggtaagtggcgctgggccagagcctgaaaccctcctgcaccccaccacccaactccctgccctaagccccctgcctgcaccttgcaccgcaactccctgccctgagccctgtcgtaccctgcaccccaaccctcttcccggagccccctcatacaccccgcacccctcctctgccccaatcccttgccctgagcccgtttctgcacaccacaccccctcacaacccacactccctcccgcaccccaaccccctgccctagtcctgcatacaatttccccacccagatgtggcccttggcccaaaaagtttgcccacccctgtgctggaCAGAAACCCGCAGGTCAGAATCAGGCAGAAAGTAGTAGTACTTTGCCTCAGAATCCTAGGGTAGCTGGATCGGACTGCCAAATCAACcatcagtgaaatagttaacaggAACTTTTAAATAATCATTAACACCTAACTGTATTGAATCAGTTAGTTTAAACTCATTTTAGGACAAAATCTGTCCTCACAATGCCAGAATAAGATATTTTTGCACAGAGGATCTAGGCTCCATCTACTCCAGACTTTTAACAGAGTTTGTAACAATTCGTTTCACCATTGGCTCTAAACACAGTTGTGTCTATAACCATGGTTACTAGGATCTGGAAAGAGGACCAACTAAATCGGTTACACAGGAGATCCTATCCATACAGCAAAATAATATACTTGGTAATGGCAGACAACCATGTGCCAACTGAATACACTAGCAAGTGCCGCCATTATTTACCAAACATTAACCACATTGTGTAGATACAAACAACATTTAAAGTCAGAGATTTCAGTAATTGGTTATAGACTCCGTTAAACGTTATGCCATCGCCATGCACCTTGTCAATGCGTGTTCTGTAAGCAAACCAGCCCCGCCAGTAGCTGCCCAAGAACACACGGATATGAACGCAGCCAGGCAGGGTGATACGCTCAGACACGCGTCATGGGGGCACGACTGTGTTGTGAAGACACCTGCCGCATGGGTGAGACTCCGGCGAAAGTACTGTACCACAAATTGGCTTGACCTCTGTGCATCCTATGTGCCTTCGGTGTGGTGGCCTGTGTCTTCCCAGGGCCAGATCCGGGACCCTACACCACTTCCACcacgctcctctgcggagcgccCGCCCCGCGCAGGGCCGAGGAACCCCGGCGGCTTCCCCACGTGTTCAGaacctggcctgccagcagaaCAGCGCCTGCCCCCGGGGCCGCGGTCTCTGCtccgcccccggccccggccccggccccggccccggccccggcggcAGGAGCGCGGCACAGGGACCATCGCCGGTTTGCTGAATAAACGCGCAGACTGTGcccagagcggggtgggggcaggttgCCGCCGCTCGCCCCTTCCGCACGCACAGAGAGCCTGGGCCTAACTGCGGGAAGAAGAGACACCCTGACCGCTCCCTACCTGTCCAGAGCGGGACCCGCTCCccgcgctccgctccgctcctcTCGGGCCCAGGCTAGGGGCGGGACAGACCCCTCAGCCGACCGCCGAGTCGCGAGGCCTCCTCGCGAAACGCGCAGACGCAGCAAGCGGGGCCAGCTCCGCCCCAAGCTGCCCTGACGTAGGGACAAGGAGGAGTCGAGCTCGGGGTGGTCCCGGGGGCGGAGCCATTGCTCCAGCTACAGCAGGGCGGTGCTAGTCCAGCCGCAGCGCCTGCGTGCTGGGGCTGTCTGTGCTGTGCCCTGCAACTTCTCGGCCCCAGTACACTCTCGCGTCTCGCCCTAGCGCTTCCTGCCCCTGGGGCTGTGACTGCTCCTGAGCAGCTCCTCTCCCGTAGGCTGTTGCCGTCTCTCAACCTACAACTCCGAAACTATTATAACAATCTGCTTGAGGTGTTGTAACAGAGAATTTGGCAACGCTTCCACAGTTAAATGCAAATATAACTATGCATGAAACCAACGCTGTGATTTTAGTTATATAAAAGTAGGAAAAGCAAAGTTAAGGATTTGACAGCAACCCTCTCAACTCTCTTGTTTTATACGTATGCATTACAATAACGTTTTGTTTTATGAGCATGCTACATATGTGCATTTACATTTATAGAAAGTTTAGATCGAAAGAGTTAAGGAAGTTACACTGTACCTAAAAGATTCTTCGGAATATAATCAGATAAAATTTCTGAGTGGAGAGGAGAATATAGAAGAATCTGTGTGGATGAAAATCCCAAATCATAAGAATACAAATATGCGAGTGCAATTATATTACCAGTTTCCTGAACCAAAAAAAAGAATACTGTGGGGTACTGCAGCCATGaatttcccaccaccaccccctagAACGGAGGGATAGATCAAGAAGTCACAGAGATGGCATAGCTGTTGTCACCCCTCTCTTGCAGGAGCTCCCCAGTGCAGGGATCATTCTGGAGGATACTTCAGGGACTGATGGCAAACTGATACTTTGAGTAATATGCAATACTACGCAACAGCTCATAAGGGCTATTGCAGCAGGGATGCAAATTAAGGGCTGCCCTAACCTGTGCAAAGGGGCTAAGCCAGTCCCCAGCAATGGGGAACTCAAGCCACCATCACCCTTAGATCTCTGCATTATTGTCCACACCAGCATGGAGTGAATCTGGTTTACGGAGCACATCACacgaagggaaactgaggcaaccaAAGGGGGTAtcaccatttttcattttcaaaacaggAATTTTTTTATGAAATATAAACTTACATATAAATAACTGCATGGATTTCATAAGCAAATGCAAAGAGAACTACAAGTTACAATGAAGTTGGAATCTACTGACCTCAGCAGAATATATTTGACTGTACCTGAGTTGGTCTATGTAGCTTGTGGAACGCAAACGGGACTCAGACATGATCACGTGACTGCAGAATTTTATCTCAAGGAGGGCTGGTCTTTGCCCTAAGCtgcttttttatttcagaagccTATTACTTAAGCTCCACGCAGAAAGATCTAGGTAAATGAAAATATAGCTATATATTGTGTGGGTATTACCATATCCTCCCACATTAATTAATATAAACTTTCAAGCCAAAATACAGATATATTTTCAATGCAATAGAATGGGATTTTGTTATGAAATCAGTTTTCAACAGTTTCAGTGCATACATCAGCAGTCACAAACTAAATTGTGAAAAAAATGCCAACTGCTCTCTTATTCACAGGCTCAACACACTTTTTAGGATAAATCCTGTGTATATGATGGTCATTGTATAGGTTTAGCCATGGTACCTCAATGCCCCAAGAATTAAAATTTCCCCTACAACATAAATATTGTTAATCGTtcagtagtacttgtggcaccttagagactaaccaatttatttgagcataagctttcgtgagctacagttagtctctaaggtgccacaagtactccttttagcgaatacagactaacacggctggtactctgaaacctgtaaaacgTTCAGTATACATTCAGCACATCCATTAGGACCAGCATTCCTGAAAGAAACTTAGTTTGGTCTTTGTTGATTAAAACTATCAAACTTTTTGATATGTGTGATGGTTTTATGGTTTGGATATGTTTTCCAGATACTTGTTTGATATCGCCAAAATAACCTCATATATGATTGGTAGTATATACAAAATAAACTTTTTGGAGTTAAACTAGTTAATCATTTGGATTTACTTCATGTTTTCTAAGTTTGAATTTATCTTACAAATATTGTAAAAGGGGTAGAAAATGTACTGTAAAACAGAGCTAAGAAAAAACAACTCACATGTATAATAATTTTcacattattattatatttatttttaccatAGCACCAAAATTCTCTCCCCACCAAAAATTCAAATCTTAAAATAATCCAGAATTTTTAATAGAGGAAAAAATTTTAAAGTGCACTGGTGCAGTCACACACTACTAATAATAAAAACTGGTGATTTACCCAGCCAATCTCTGTAAGTGTCCTTAACCAGTATCAGCAGTGTCCATTCAGCCTCTTCCAGTTAGTTAACTGAGTGattatttcttttcaaaaagaaaaggagtacttgtggcaccttagagactaaccaatttatttgagcatgagctttcgtgagctacagctcacttcatcagatgtttaccgtggaaactgcagcagactttatatacacacagaaatcatgaaacaatacctcctcccaccccactgtcctgctggtaatagcttatctaaagtgatcaacaggtgggccatttccagcacaaatccaggttttctcaccctccacccccccacacaaattcactctcctgctggtgctagcccatccaaagtgacaactctttacataatcaagtcgggctatttcctgcatagatcaaggttttctcaccagcaggacagtggggtgggaggaggtattgtttcatgatttctgtgtgtatataaagtctgctgcagtttccacggtaaacatctgatgaagtgagctgtagctcacgaaagctcatgctcaaataaattggttagtctctaaggtgccacaagtactccttttctttttgcgaatacagactaacacggctgttcctctgaaacctgtcattatttcttTTCAGTACACTTTAAGTGCATTACACTAGAGTTTTTTtacaaactcataaattgtcctccTCCAGGGTCCATTCATATTGTCAAGGTAATCTATTCATAATCCAACTGTAAAAAAAGTCACTTTAACCATATAATTTGATTGAAAATAAGGTTTAATAAATTAAGCAATAAATTAATTATTTAACTTGTTCCCTTGAGAAAACTTGGGGTTTGAAAAAGACCTTAAGAGTTGACTTTGGTCACTAAACATGTTCCTGACAGACTCTGCCCTGACATGTGTAATTAACTGGGACCTTCCCTGTGGTGTAGTTTAAGTGCCAAAAGCATGTGCTTTGGATCTGTAGAAGAAGATGGAAGGGGTGTGTGAGGAGTAAGGTTAAAAATGCTcactgctttatttatttaaaatattcagcatacaaaagttaaaaaaaaaaaaaacctgttccatccTTTTTTTGGAAAGCTgattatttcccccccttttatAAAAAGGGAAGATATAtggggtattttttgttttgaggtGATTATGTTGTTAGTCTAAATCACCCTAATATGTCATGGACACGTATACtgctatatgcagtgttgttgtagccatgctgggctctggatattagagagacaaagtgggtgagtaAAAGTTggggttcaataaaagatattacctcatccaccttgtctcacttATACTGCTGTCAATTTTCCTTCTTTGCTGCGTTTGTATGTTGATCAGGAGAGCACAAGCCCCTAAgtcccaccaccaccatttaTTAGACCTTCTTACATTTTTTTGACTGAAGTAAAATAGTTCCACATGGGTTTGAATGTCAGAGGTGGGTTCTCCCACAACTTCTGGACAGGCTCATCTTTAAAAAGCTAAACTCTTGCCAATGATATGATACCCCctcaaatgatttttatttaGTCAAGGGATCTTCCAAATCTTATGAAACAGATATTGCTATAGTAAACATTTCcagtctatttatttttaaaatactcaagtattttattaatttagttTCCCCCTTCTGTCTTTTTCTATTAGCTTTACACTCTCCAATAATAACTAAAGACTATCAAAATACTGTAATAGAAAGCTATTAAAAAATTCCCTCACAGAAGGTCAAAGAATAGTACCTATCAatatgttgttttttcttttgccccAATACTTCAGTTATATTCCCCAAATGGGTCAATCTGATACATTTGCAGTTGCATTAATCTAATATAATATGTTTTAcataaaaagtgaaataaatttAAGAGTGTCCCATGCTTTGGTTTTGTAACCTTTTAAATAAGATTTCCTCAGGCTCCCAAAAGTTGTGAGGTTTTGCAGTCTGTCTCCTTATTGATATCATTCTCATCACACTGGTGTCAGAATATGTTGGTGTTTTGATTTAAAAGGTAGGAAAAATGGAAGCTGGTGTGAAAAGGGGGAGAGGGTAAGCACACTTGCCAAACGTCACGCCTGGGGATTTTGGCTTTACGATATTTCGGAGTCCTTCCCTCTTGTTGGGATGGATTTTGATGTTTGTTTCAATGAGACATTTaaatccaatattttttttttcaaatcactaATTCAGATTTGGCCCTGTCCTAAAGATGGGAGAAAAATGGAGGTTGAAAGGGGAAAAGAGCCAAGTAAAGACTAAAATTTTAAGGagaaccaggggtgaaagtaagttagaagACTTACCGGTATGCCAGAATCCTAGGCAGAgggcatggcctcaaccagaaggggcagggccttaaatccccaggcccttaaGATTTAaagtgcccagggctccagctgcagtagtggtggctgggagcccggggctctttaaatcaccCTTGAGCTACCAgttggagctccagggccctttaaatccctgctagacccccgccaccgctacccccgggcttcggcagcagggctcaggtggagattcaaagggcttggggctccggcagccgctaccaccccggccctttaaattccctCCGGAGCCCCACGGCCACTACCctagggctttggcagcagggctccagtggGATTTAAAAAGCTGGggcagtagcagtggctggagctccagggtcctttaaatccccgctgAAGCCCCGcaaccactaccccagggctttaaattgctgtctgggaaagccggtcccggtatggcacaccggctcttaccggtacgctgtacctgggcataccggcttactttcacctctgaggaGAACGTGGGTAGAATATGACCTCTGAAATgggggagaaagtaaataataCCTAATATAGAAAGAGCACAACTACAATTTACATCATATTATTTGTTATTTCACATGTCGTTGCATTATAAATGTCTTCCTTCCCATTGTAGAA
Above is a window of Caretta caretta isolate rCarCar2 chromosome 2, rCarCar1.hap1, whole genome shotgun sequence DNA encoding:
- the POLR2K gene encoding DNA-directed RNA polymerases I, II, and III subunit RPABC4, whose product is MDSQKDVQPPKQQPMIYICGECHTENEIKARDPIRCRECGYRIMYKKRTKRLVVFDAR